The Sus scrofa isolate TJ Tabasco breed Duroc chromosome X, Sscrofa11.1, whole genome shotgun sequence genome has a segment encoding these proteins:
- the GSPT2 gene encoding eukaryotic peptide chain release factor GTP-binding subunit ERF3B isoform X2, with the protein MDLGSSSSDSAPDCWDQVDMEAPGLAPSGDPGSPLAAAAAAAEAQREPLSSAFSRQLNVNAKPFVPNVHAAEFVPSFLRGPGQPQTPPADATGIDETCPGAGDPQGKRLGRGAPVEHSKEEQLVLREGSNAAVTMELSEPVVENGEVEMVLEESWEHNKEVSEAEPGGSSLGDSGPPEESGQEMMEKEEIRKSKSLVVPSGAPKKEHVNVVFIGHVDAGKSTIGGQIMFLTGMVDKRTLEKYEREAKEKNRETWYLSWALDTNQEERDKGKTVEVGRAYFETEKKHFTILDAPGHKSFVPNMIGGASQADLAVLVISARKGEFETGFEKGGQTREHAMLAKTAGVKYLIVLINKMDDPTVNWSSERYEECKEKLVPFLKKVGFSPKKDIHFMPCSGLTGANIKEQSDFCPWYTGLPFIPYLDNMPNFNRSIDGPIRLPIVDKYKDMGTVVLGKLESGSIFKGQQLVMMPNKHNVEVLGILSDDAETDYVAPGENLKIRLKGIEEEEILPGFILCDPNNLCHSGRTFDVQIVIIEHKSIICPGYNAVLHIHTCIEEVEITALISLVDKKSGEKSKTRPRFVKQDQVCIARLRTAGTICLETFKDFPQMGRFTLRDEGKTIAIGKVLKLVPEKD; encoded by the coding sequence ATGGatctgggcagcagcagcagcgactCGGCTCCCGACTGCTGGGACCAGGTGGACATGGAAGCACCGGGTTTGGCCCCGAGCGGGGATCCAGGCTCCCCgttggcggcggcggcggcggcggccgaggCCCAGCGTGAGCCCCTCAGCTCGGCCTTCAGCCGTCAGCTCAACGTCAACGCCAAACCCTTCGTGCCTAACGTCCACGCCGCGGAGTTCGTGCCGTCCTTTCTGCGCGGCCCCGGCCAGCCGCAGACCCCCCCGGCCGACGCCACCGGCATCGACGAAACCTGCCCCGGCGCGGGCGACCCTCAAGGTAAAAGGCTGGGACGGGGGGCACCTGTGGAACATTCCAAAGAGGAACAGTTAGTGTTGCGTGAAGGTTCCAATGCAGCCGTTACCATGGAACTTTCGGAACCTGTTGTAGAAAATGGAGAGGTGGAGATGGTCTTAGAAGAGTCATGGGAGCACAATAAAGAAGTAAGTGAAGCTGAGCCGGGGGGTAGTTCCTTGGGAGATTCGGGGCCCCCAGAAGAAAGTGGCCAGGAAATGATGgagaaagaggaaatcagaaaatctaAATCGCTGGTCGTACCCTCAGGTGCTCCTAAAAAAGAACACGTAAATGTGGTCTTCATTGGGCATGTAGATGCCGGAAAGTCAACCATTGGAGGCCAGATAATGTTTTTGACAGGAATGGTTGACAAAAGGACACTTGAGAAATATGAAAGAGAAGctaaggaaaaaaacagagaaacttGGTATTTGTCCTGGGCCTTAGATACCAATCAGGAAGAACGAGACAAGGGTAAAACAGTAGAAGTGGGTCGTGCCTATTTTGAAACCGAAAAGAAACATTTCACAATTTTAGATGCCCCTGGCCACAAGAGTTTTGTCCCAAATATGATCGGTGGTGCTTCTCAAGCTGATTTGGCTGTACTGGTCATCTCTGCCAGGAAAGGAGAGTTTGAAACCGGATTTGAAAAAGGTGGACAGACGAGAGAACATGCAATGTTGGCAAAAACAGCAGGGGTGAAGTATTTAATAGTGCTTATTAATAAGATGGATGATCCCACAGTAAATTGGAGCAGCGAGAGATATGAAGAATGTAAAGAAAAGCTAGTGCCCTTTTTGAAAAAAGTCGGCTTCAGTCCCAAAAAGGACATTCACTTTATGCCCTGCTCAGGGCTGACCGGGGCAAATATTAAAGAGCAGTCAGATTTCTGCCCTTGGTACACTGGATTGCCATTCATTCCTTATTTGGATAATATGCCAAACTTCAACAGATCCATTGATGGACCAATTAGACTGCCAATTGTGGATAAGTACAAGGATATGGGCACTGTGGTACTGGGAAAGCTGGAATCAGGATCCATTTTTAAAGGCCAGCAGCTTGTGATGATGCCAAACAAGCAcaatgtggaagttcttggaatACTCTCTGATGATGCTGAAACTGATTATGTAGCCCCAGGtgaaaatcttaaaatcagaCTGAAGGGAATTGAAGAAGAAGAGATTCTTCCAGGATTCATACTCTGTGATCCTAATAATCTTTGCCATTCTGGGCGCACATTCGATGTTCAGATAGTGATTATTGAGCACAAGTCCATCATCTGTCCAGGTTATAATGCGGTGCTGCACATTCATACTTGTATTGAGGAAGTTGAGATAACAGCCTTAATCTCCTTGGTAGACaaaaaatcaggagaaaagaGTAAGACGCGGCCCCGCTTCGTGAAACAAGATCAAGTGTGCATTGCCCGTTTAAGGACAGCAGGAACTATCTGCCTTGAGACCTTCAAAGATTTTCCTCAGATGGGTCGTTTCACTTTAAGAGATGAGGGTAAGACCATTGCGATTGGAAAAGTTCTGAAACTGGTCCCAGAGAAGGACTAA
- the GSPT2 gene encoding eukaryotic peptide chain release factor GTP-binding subunit ERF3B isoform X1, with translation MQRWDPAASALLRFVTLPPEPSALAASPPAAPARSFWPVDPAPSPHPSGLRTMDLGSSSSDSAPDCWDQVDMEAPGLAPSGDPGSPLAAAAAAAEAQREPLSSAFSRQLNVNAKPFVPNVHAAEFVPSFLRGPGQPQTPPADATGIDETCPGAGDPQGKRLGRGAPVEHSKEEQLVLREGSNAAVTMELSEPVVENGEVEMVLEESWEHNKEVSEAEPGGSSLGDSGPPEESGQEMMEKEEIRKSKSLVVPSGAPKKEHVNVVFIGHVDAGKSTIGGQIMFLTGMVDKRTLEKYEREAKEKNRETWYLSWALDTNQEERDKGKTVEVGRAYFETEKKHFTILDAPGHKSFVPNMIGGASQADLAVLVISARKGEFETGFEKGGQTREHAMLAKTAGVKYLIVLINKMDDPTVNWSSERYEECKEKLVPFLKKVGFSPKKDIHFMPCSGLTGANIKEQSDFCPWYTGLPFIPYLDNMPNFNRSIDGPIRLPIVDKYKDMGTVVLGKLESGSIFKGQQLVMMPNKHNVEVLGILSDDAETDYVAPGENLKIRLKGIEEEEILPGFILCDPNNLCHSGRTFDVQIVIIEHKSIICPGYNAVLHIHTCIEEVEITALISLVDKKSGEKSKTRPRFVKQDQVCIARLRTAGTICLETFKDFPQMGRFTLRDEGKTIAIGKVLKLVPEKD, from the coding sequence ATGCAGCGTTGGGACCCGGCTGCCTCCGCGCTGCTAAGGTTCGTGACGCTCCCCCCCGAGCCCTCCGCTCTTGCTGCCTCACCCCCAGCGGCACCTGCCCGCTCCTTCTGGCCCGTTGATCCCGCTCCCTCTCcgcacccatcagggctgaggaCCATGGatctgggcagcagcagcagcgactCGGCTCCCGACTGCTGGGACCAGGTGGACATGGAAGCACCGGGTTTGGCCCCGAGCGGGGATCCAGGCTCCCCgttggcggcggcggcggcggcggccgaggCCCAGCGTGAGCCCCTCAGCTCGGCCTTCAGCCGTCAGCTCAACGTCAACGCCAAACCCTTCGTGCCTAACGTCCACGCCGCGGAGTTCGTGCCGTCCTTTCTGCGCGGCCCCGGCCAGCCGCAGACCCCCCCGGCCGACGCCACCGGCATCGACGAAACCTGCCCCGGCGCGGGCGACCCTCAAGGTAAAAGGCTGGGACGGGGGGCACCTGTGGAACATTCCAAAGAGGAACAGTTAGTGTTGCGTGAAGGTTCCAATGCAGCCGTTACCATGGAACTTTCGGAACCTGTTGTAGAAAATGGAGAGGTGGAGATGGTCTTAGAAGAGTCATGGGAGCACAATAAAGAAGTAAGTGAAGCTGAGCCGGGGGGTAGTTCCTTGGGAGATTCGGGGCCCCCAGAAGAAAGTGGCCAGGAAATGATGgagaaagaggaaatcagaaaatctaAATCGCTGGTCGTACCCTCAGGTGCTCCTAAAAAAGAACACGTAAATGTGGTCTTCATTGGGCATGTAGATGCCGGAAAGTCAACCATTGGAGGCCAGATAATGTTTTTGACAGGAATGGTTGACAAAAGGACACTTGAGAAATATGAAAGAGAAGctaaggaaaaaaacagagaaacttGGTATTTGTCCTGGGCCTTAGATACCAATCAGGAAGAACGAGACAAGGGTAAAACAGTAGAAGTGGGTCGTGCCTATTTTGAAACCGAAAAGAAACATTTCACAATTTTAGATGCCCCTGGCCACAAGAGTTTTGTCCCAAATATGATCGGTGGTGCTTCTCAAGCTGATTTGGCTGTACTGGTCATCTCTGCCAGGAAAGGAGAGTTTGAAACCGGATTTGAAAAAGGTGGACAGACGAGAGAACATGCAATGTTGGCAAAAACAGCAGGGGTGAAGTATTTAATAGTGCTTATTAATAAGATGGATGATCCCACAGTAAATTGGAGCAGCGAGAGATATGAAGAATGTAAAGAAAAGCTAGTGCCCTTTTTGAAAAAAGTCGGCTTCAGTCCCAAAAAGGACATTCACTTTATGCCCTGCTCAGGGCTGACCGGGGCAAATATTAAAGAGCAGTCAGATTTCTGCCCTTGGTACACTGGATTGCCATTCATTCCTTATTTGGATAATATGCCAAACTTCAACAGATCCATTGATGGACCAATTAGACTGCCAATTGTGGATAAGTACAAGGATATGGGCACTGTGGTACTGGGAAAGCTGGAATCAGGATCCATTTTTAAAGGCCAGCAGCTTGTGATGATGCCAAACAAGCAcaatgtggaagttcttggaatACTCTCTGATGATGCTGAAACTGATTATGTAGCCCCAGGtgaaaatcttaaaatcagaCTGAAGGGAATTGAAGAAGAAGAGATTCTTCCAGGATTCATACTCTGTGATCCTAATAATCTTTGCCATTCTGGGCGCACATTCGATGTTCAGATAGTGATTATTGAGCACAAGTCCATCATCTGTCCAGGTTATAATGCGGTGCTGCACATTCATACTTGTATTGAGGAAGTTGAGATAACAGCCTTAATCTCCTTGGTAGACaaaaaatcaggagaaaagaGTAAGACGCGGCCCCGCTTCGTGAAACAAGATCAAGTGTGCATTGCCCGTTTAAGGACAGCAGGAACTATCTGCCTTGAGACCTTCAAAGATTTTCCTCAGATGGGTCGTTTCACTTTAAGAGATGAGGGTAAGACCATTGCGATTGGAAAAGTTCTGAAACTGGTCCCAGAGAAGGACTAA